In Desulfonatronospira thiodismutans ASO3-1, a single window of DNA contains:
- a CDS encoding NAD-dependent epimerase/dehydratase family protein, which yields MKKRVLILGGDGFCGWPTSLYLSQQGYEVTIVDNMSRRMIDIELGCDSLTPISSIFKRIDRWKELTGKDIDFYNFDISRNYHRLLTLLKEFEPDTVVHFAEQRAAPYSMKSSYHKRYTVDNNLNGTNNLLAAIVESKLDTHVVHLGTMGVYGYQTAGLKIPEGYLKVKVETREGEKELDIMYPPSPGSIYHMTKTQDALLFYFYNKNDGLRVTDLHQGVVWGTETDETRMDETLINRFDYDGDYGTVLNRFLVQAAVGHPLTVHGTGGQTRAFIHIKDTVQCIKMAIENPPDFGSSVEIFNQATETHSVGYLAELVSQNTGAEIRYYNNPRKEATANELKVKNDKFLNLGLSPVKLKNGLMDEVMYIVDKYKYRCDMSKIPCTSCWCEDMEVDREGRSATENRTVN from the coding sequence ATGAAAAAAAGAGTCTTAATTCTTGGTGGAGACGGATTCTGCGGCTGGCCCACCTCTCTTTACCTCTCCCAACAGGGGTATGAAGTGACCATAGTCGACAACATGTCCCGACGCATGATCGATATTGAGCTGGGATGCGATTCCCTGACCCCAATCTCCAGTATCTTTAAAAGAATTGATCGCTGGAAGGAATTGACCGGTAAAGATATTGACTTTTACAATTTCGATATTTCCCGCAACTATCACCGCCTGCTGACCCTGCTCAAGGAATTCGAGCCGGACACCGTGGTTCATTTCGCAGAACAGCGGGCGGCTCCATACTCCATGAAATCTTCATACCATAAGCGATATACCGTGGACAACAACCTCAACGGAACCAACAACCTGCTGGCGGCAATCGTGGAATCCAAGCTGGACACACATGTTGTTCACCTGGGTACTATGGGGGTTTACGGTTATCAGACAGCTGGGCTCAAAATCCCGGAAGGTTATCTAAAGGTAAAAGTGGAGACCAGAGAAGGGGAAAAAGAACTGGACATCATGTACCCCCCCAGTCCAGGCAGCATTTACCACATGACCAAAACCCAGGATGCATTACTATTCTACTTTTACAACAAAAACGACGGACTAAGGGTAACTGACCTGCATCAGGGAGTTGTCTGGGGGACTGAGACAGACGAGACGAGAATGGACGAGACGCTGATCAACCGCTTTGATTATGATGGAGACTATGGCACTGTGCTGAACAGATTTCTTGTGCAGGCAGCTGTGGGACACCCTCTAACCGTGCATGGTACAGGGGGACAAACCAGAGCCTTCATCCACATCAAGGATACAGTGCAGTGTATCAAAATGGCAATAGAAAATCCTCCAGACTTCGGCTCAAGCGTAGAGATATTCAATCAGGCCACGGAAACCCACTCAGTAGGATACTTGGCTGAACTGGTTTCCCAAAACACCGGTGCTGAGATCCGATACTACAATAACCCCAGAAAAGAAGCCACGGCTAATGAACTAAAAGTCAAGAATGATAAATTTTTAAATTTAGGACTTAGTCCCGTGAAGTTAAAAAACGGACTGATGGACGAAGTAATGTATATTGTAGATAAATACAAGTATCGATGTGACATGAGCAAGATACCTTGTACCTCCTGCTGGTGCGAGGATATGGAAGTAGACAGAGAGGGCAGATCAGCAACCGAAAACAGAACAGTTAATTGA
- a CDS encoding ABC transporter ATP-binding protein, with amino-acid sequence MPLKTLGSWLVGRRDLPAQAKRYAQTVIWLYRSVFHFRPYTAALAIATNVSGTLLKGASLTLLVYFASMLESDTPFTFNQIDFALQPREPSGFALMVLLIGTLLLSGGIVVFLANRINIKLAVEFALNLSQQVLTLPAGRPSRNINPIAGAYPKEIYARSRGVIVIARSIRPLLQLFQPLLLMIICLAALMYIDPFLTAVIAVLALPSLLIQYLINYTAAQNQKLLGKAQKRMQRGICDILESLSLAPRVSRSEEEALARAYSSEVIREYPNRFITRVMAQPKSQMVSDMLIAVMAMIIVLYLGISALAGQISWALVVGYIIFARVGMTSLRGLLGTITGFARHYPRARKMYELLSSKPMETRLNQDVLKITRSARNTPGDLKSIDFKRGDTLGVLSPVPFTRYNIYAWGDALGWPKGVDRNKILGAIACIPDATKSRPGGSLRELLGCDEYISTNEIQRILEGIVTAPLKSAVADIDFDSPLDEHTWNKLPPVLRSHLLLEQGIKSGKDIFLVEYQVVQKAEDEYLRLWWKRASSRFVLIRYNMQENFGHCGEKGLLAMRTDRARAVMSLEWARMNHEKLSAWIANARVIEEEDEEDPME; translated from the coding sequence ATGCCCTTAAAAACCTTAGGCAGCTGGCTTGTCGGACGCCGGGATCTACCTGCGCAAGCCAAACGTTACGCGCAGACCGTCATCTGGTTGTACAGGTCGGTGTTTCACTTTCGCCCATACACTGCTGCTTTGGCTATAGCCACCAATGTGTCCGGAACCCTTCTCAAAGGTGCATCTCTGACACTGTTGGTCTATTTTGCCAGCATGCTGGAGAGCGACACTCCTTTTACTTTTAACCAGATAGACTTTGCCCTGCAGCCTCGCGAGCCAAGTGGTTTTGCGCTTATGGTTTTGCTCATCGGTACATTGCTGCTCTCCGGCGGGATTGTGGTTTTTTTGGCCAATCGTATTAATATCAAGCTTGCTGTAGAATTTGCCCTGAATCTCTCCCAGCAGGTGCTGACACTTCCAGCCGGACGTCCCTCCCGGAATATAAATCCAATCGCCGGTGCCTACCCCAAGGAGATATACGCGAGATCTAGAGGCGTGATTGTAATCGCCAGGTCCATTCGCCCCCTCCTGCAACTATTTCAGCCTCTTCTCCTTATGATAATATGTCTGGCGGCACTGATGTACATAGACCCGTTTCTGACGGCCGTAATAGCTGTGCTGGCTTTGCCCAGCCTGCTCATCCAATACCTTATCAACTATACTGCAGCCCAGAACCAGAAACTTCTAGGGAAAGCCCAGAAACGAATGCAAAGAGGCATCTGCGATATCCTGGAGAGCCTTTCCTTGGCTCCCAGGGTATCCAGGAGTGAAGAAGAAGCACTGGCAAGAGCCTATTCCAGTGAAGTGATAAGGGAATACCCCAATAGATTTATTACCAGGGTTATGGCTCAACCCAAATCCCAGATGGTCAGTGATATGCTCATAGCTGTAATGGCCATGATCATTGTTCTTTACCTCGGGATCAGCGCCTTGGCTGGACAGATCAGCTGGGCCTTGGTAGTCGGTTACATAATTTTTGCCAGGGTGGGGATGACCTCCCTGCGCGGGTTGCTGGGCACTATTACCGGCTTTGCCCGGCACTACCCCCGTGCACGCAAAATGTACGAACTGCTGAGCAGCAAACCAATGGAGACAAGGCTGAACCAGGACGTGCTGAAAATCACACGTAGCGCTCGGAACACCCCGGGTGACCTCAAAAGTATAGACTTTAAAAGAGGCGATACCTTAGGTGTATTGTCTCCTGTACCATTTACACGTTACAATATCTATGCTTGGGGAGATGCACTGGGTTGGCCCAAAGGCGTTGACAGGAACAAAATTTTGGGAGCCATAGCCTGCATTCCAGATGCGACAAAAAGTCGCCCTGGAGGCAGCCTTAGGGAGCTGCTGGGCTGTGATGAGTACATTTCTACGAATGAAATACAAAGAATTCTGGAAGGTATTGTTACAGCTCCGCTGAAATCTGCCGTGGCAGATATTGACTTTGACTCTCCTCTTGACGAACATACATGGAACAAACTACCTCCTGTTTTGCGCAGCCACCTGTTGCTGGAACAGGGTATAAAATCCGGCAAGGATATTTTTCTTGTTGAATATCAAGTAGTTCAAAAAGCTGAAGACGAATATTTGCGGCTCTGGTGGAAGAGGGCTTCTTCTCGGTTTGTCCTGATCAGATATAATATGCAGGAAAATTTCGGGCACTGCGGGGAAAAAGGATTGCTGGCCATGCGAACAGACAGGGCCAGGGCCGTAATGTCCCTTGAATGGGCCAGGATGAATCATGAAAAACTCAGCGCCTGGATCGCTAACGCCAGGGTGATCGAGGAAGAAGATGAAGAAGACCCGATGGAATAA
- a CDS encoding glycosyltransferase family 2 protein: protein MPILFIPTKNRPASLSWVLNYLARFYPDTRVVIADGSDECYKASNMSSVEKMQSGLSVNYKTYSQETGFIDRCLDALNSEPEEYIVFGADDDYPNMELMFKGEKFLKKNPDFSTAMGARVVLNLKKDEVIRSRLAVVRPVECAEAWQRMKIYSKWSFATTYAVTRRRHLLKRFKRLKQLAPIGFYDFMVGLHDAACGKIKAYPEVGFFTTRTYTHNFIRNTDKLFFIHNSKDILKLQEIVREDLEFEGLLTTEETEKQSEIIMLNRIAELTGRDFRKLANFSKSKLFNDHIVQSQYKLYNNIFDLSTKEGKKYSKHLRYIYQAMQSIVESSNRLEGKFVNTLDGKPDQEKQGSA from the coding sequence ATGCCCATACTTTTTATACCGACAAAAAATCGGCCAGCATCATTATCCTGGGTGCTTAACTACTTAGCACGCTTTTACCCGGATACCCGAGTTGTGATAGCAGATGGCAGTGATGAGTGTTATAAGGCTTCCAACATGTCCTCAGTTGAGAAGATGCAGTCTGGATTGAGTGTGAATTATAAAACTTATTCACAAGAGACTGGCTTTATCGATCGCTGCCTGGATGCACTGAATTCCGAACCTGAAGAATATATAGTCTTTGGAGCAGATGATGATTATCCAAATATGGAATTAATGTTCAAAGGAGAAAAATTTCTTAAAAAGAACCCGGACTTTTCTACTGCAATGGGAGCACGTGTAGTTTTGAATCTTAAAAAGGACGAGGTCATCCGCTCCAGACTTGCGGTGGTTCGCCCGGTAGAATGTGCTGAAGCATGGCAAAGAATGAAAATTTATTCTAAATGGTCCTTTGCCACTACCTATGCAGTGACCAGACGAAGACATCTCCTAAAGAGGTTTAAACGCCTTAAGCAACTTGCTCCTATAGGCTTTTACGATTTCATGGTGGGGCTTCACGATGCAGCATGCGGAAAAATAAAAGCCTATCCAGAAGTCGGTTTTTTTACTACACGTACTTACACACACAACTTCATCAGGAATACTGATAAACTTTTTTTTATTCATAACAGTAAAGATATATTAAAATTGCAAGAAATCGTCAGAGAGGACCTTGAGTTCGAGGGGTTGCTTACAACAGAAGAGACAGAAAAACAAAGTGAAATAATAATGTTGAACCGAATAGCCGAGCTTACTGGAAGAGACTTCAGAAAGCTGGCCAATTTCTCAAAAAGTAAACTTTTTAATGATCATATAGTGCAGAGCCAATACAAGTTATATAACAACATTTTCGATCTAAGTACCAAGGAAGGAAAAAAGTATTCTAAGCACTTACGTTACATATATCAAGCCATGCAGTCTATTGTTGAATCCAGCAACAGACTAGAGGGCAAATTTGTAAATACTCTTGACGGCAAGCCTGATCAAGAAAAACAAGGGAGCGCTTAA